From the Roseateles sp. XES5 genome, one window contains:
- a CDS encoding EAL domain-containing protein: protein MNERHAQLSFRGLGYYVPAIVVAFAVLIAVFLADVQKRRLEEEYLRSFTTEQLGLLRARLQGNILGNVKLVQGLVAAFSTESDMAPPRFAELAGRIFHQDTSLRSLAIAPDFVVTLAYPLEGSERIIGLDYRKNERQRAAALQVQELDRLIVTGPVDLVQGGRGVIARYPIHTGKDNAFFGIASAVIDLEKLLERSGFKNDMRIALSISSRAHDGGPLRSVFQTGSAVDSEPVVMTIDIGHEIWTMSATPLKGWQQPSADLGRFRGGLLLLAVIIVAPMFWVGYLMKDRHRHLLALQDREERLETVSQRLQLALDASRVGVWEYDTETAAFSWDARMRKLYDIAPTQAVCTYQDWRAALHPDDLEEAERNFASCLEMEKPYITEFRVLRRDGIRHIRAHGMTYRTSSGAKRIVGANWDVTEDNQLQAELLQAKLTAEAQNRALEEARRAMEHNSLHDALTRLPNRRFLDQQLALAAADDRPLTLLFIDLDRFKVINDTLGHAAGDELLKQAAGVLRAHVPAEDFIARIGGDEFVLLSRREPVAADFPTLSARLIEAISEPMAIEGHDCRIGASIGIATRSDAEESAEQLLVNADIALYEAKRRGRNRVEAFNDELRLRTVEVKRLSDDILRGLERGEFRPFFQPQFCAETLEIVGVEALARWQHPTRGFIAPDVFLPVAESLNVVARIDEAILEQALFQILRWETQGIGIPRVSVNVSCQRLHDENLIEKLKAMNIRPGMLTFELLESISFDTADDGLKQAIEEIKALGIDIEIDDFGSGHASIVSLLELSPKRLKIDRRLVQPLLGSTAQQSLVHSIIDIGKVRGIETVAEGVETLEHAELLRRLGCHVLQGYALARPMPAEDFLAFAKARSWMPAERLSPAKAS from the coding sequence ATGAACGAGCGGCATGCGCAACTCTCCTTTCGAGGTCTGGGATACTACGTCCCCGCCATCGTCGTTGCATTTGCCGTCCTGATCGCCGTCTTCCTTGCCGACGTGCAGAAGCGCCGGCTGGAGGAAGAATATCTGCGCTCCTTCACCACCGAGCAGCTTGGCCTGTTGCGCGCGCGCCTGCAGGGCAACATTCTCGGCAATGTGAAGCTGGTGCAGGGCCTCGTCGCCGCGTTCTCGACCGAATCCGACATGGCGCCGCCGCGCTTCGCCGAGCTTGCCGGACGCATCTTCCATCAGGACACGTCCCTGCGCAGCCTCGCCATCGCGCCGGATTTCGTCGTCACCCTCGCCTATCCGCTGGAGGGAAGCGAACGGATCATCGGCCTCGACTATCGCAAGAACGAGCGCCAGCGCGCCGCCGCCTTGCAGGTGCAGGAACTCGACCGGCTGATCGTCACGGGCCCGGTGGATCTCGTGCAGGGCGGCCGTGGCGTGATCGCGCGTTATCCCATCCACACCGGCAAGGACAACGCCTTCTTCGGCATCGCTTCGGCCGTGATCGACCTCGAAAAGCTCCTGGAGCGCAGCGGCTTCAAGAACGACATGCGCATCGCCCTGTCGATCTCCAGCCGGGCGCATGACGGAGGACCGCTGCGTTCCGTCTTCCAGACGGGGAGCGCCGTCGATAGCGAGCCCGTCGTCATGACCATCGATATCGGTCACGAGATCTGGACCATGTCGGCGACGCCGCTGAAAGGCTGGCAGCAGCCGTCCGCCGATCTCGGCCGCTTCCGCGGCGGCCTCCTGCTGCTCGCCGTCATCATCGTCGCGCCCATGTTCTGGGTCGGCTATCTGATGAAGGACCGCCACCGTCACCTCCTCGCCCTGCAGGATCGCGAGGAGCGGCTGGAGACCGTTTCGCAGCGCCTCCAACTCGCGCTCGACGCGTCCCGGGTCGGCGTCTGGGAATACGATACCGAAACGGCCGCCTTCTCCTGGGATGCGCGCATGCGCAAGCTCTACGACATCGCGCCGACGCAAGCCGTCTGCACCTATCAGGACTGGCGCGCAGCGCTGCACCCCGACGATCTCGAAGAGGCCGAGCGCAATTTCGCCTCCTGCCTCGAAATGGAAAAACCCTACATCACCGAATTCCGCGTGCTGCGCCGCGACGGCATCCGCCATATTCGCGCGCACGGCATGACCTACCGCACCTCCTCCGGCGCCAAGCGCATCGTCGGCGCCAATTGGGACGTGACCGAGGACAACCAGCTGCAGGCCGAGCTGCTGCAGGCCAAGCTGACCGCCGAGGCGCAGAACCGCGCGCTGGAAGAAGCTCGCCGCGCCATGGAGCACAATTCGCTGCATGATGCGCTGACCCGCCTGCCGAACCGCCGCTTCCTCGACCAGCAGCTTGCGCTTGCCGCCGCCGACGACCGCCCGCTGACCCTGCTCTTCATCGATCTGGACCGCTTCAAGGTCATCAACGACACCCTGGGCCATGCCGCCGGCGACGAGCTGCTGAAACAGGCGGCCGGTGTGCTGCGCGCCCATGTGCCGGCGGAGGATTTCATCGCCCGCATCGGCGGCGACGAATTCGTGCTGCTCTCGCGGCGCGAGCCTGTCGCAGCCGATTTCCCCACGCTGTCCGCCCGTCTCATCGAAGCGATCAGCGAGCCGATGGCGATCGAGGGGCACGACTGCCGCATCGGCGCCAGCATCGGCATCGCCACGCGCAGCGACGCGGAGGAATCGGCCGAACAGCTTCTCGTCAATGCCGATATCGCGCTCTACGAAGCCAAACGCCGGGGCCGCAACCGCGTGGAAGCCTTCAACGACGAGCTGCGCCTGCGCACCGTCGAGGTCAAGCGCCTCAGCGACGACATCCTGCGCGGCCTGGAGCGTGGCGAATTCCGCCCTTTCTTCCAGCCGCAGTTCTGTGCCGAGACGCTGGAAATCGTCGGCGTCGAGGCGCTTGCCCGCTGGCAGCATCCGACGCGCGGCTTCATCGCGCCCGATGTCTTCCTGCCGGTTGCCGAAAGCCTCAATGTCGTCGCGCGGATCGACGAGGCGATCCTCGAGCAGGCGCTGTTCCAGATCTTGCGCTGGGAAACACAGGGCATCGGCATTCCCCGCGTGTCGGTCAACGTCTCCTGCCAGCGCCTGCACGACGAGAACCTCATCGAGAAGCTGAAGGCGATGAACATCCGCCCCGGCATGCTGACCTTCGAACTGCTGGAATCGATCTCCTTCGACACGGCGGACGACGGCCTGAAGCAGGCGATCGAGGAGATCAAGGCGCTCGGCATCGATATCGAGATCGACGACTTCGGCAGCGGCCATGCCTCCATCGTCAGCCTGCTGGAACTCTCGCCCAAACGCCTGAAGATCGACCGCCGGCTGGTGCAGCCGCTGCTCGGCTCCACCGCGCAGCAGAGCCTTGTCCATTCGATCATCGACATCGGCAAGGTGCGCGGCATCGAGACGGTCGCCGAAGGTGTCGAGACGCTGGAACATGCCGAACTGCTGCGCCGCCTCGGCTGTCACGTACTTCAGGGCTACGCGCTGGCGCGCCCCATGCCGGCGGAAGACTTCCTCGCCTTCGCCAAGGCCCGAAGCTGGATGCCGGCGGAACGGCTCAGCCCGGCAAAAGCGAGTTGA
- a CDS encoding FAD-containing oxidoreductase, with translation MMRSFDAIVIGAGQAGPSLAGRLTAVGKTVALIERKLVGGTCVNTGCMPTKAMVASAYAAHLARRGADYGVVTGAVSIDFARVMARKDKVRFDARKGNEDWLDGMKGLTFIRGHARFESPTEIRVGDELLSARQIFLNVGGRAVVPDFPGVADVPHLDNVSMMELTEVPDHLVIVGGSYIGLEFAQMFRRFGAKVTVVEKGPRLIAREDEDVSAAVRDILEREGIAIRTGAECIRFFQHGDAVGVGVNCTDGAPEILGSHILLATGRRPNTDDLGLDKAGVATDKRGYITVDDRLETNVPGIFALGDCNGRGAFTHTAYNDFEIVAANLLDGESRKVSDRIQTYALYIDPPLGRAGMSETEARKTGRKLLIGTRPMTRVGRAKEKGETLGFMKVIADAGTKEILGASLLGTGGDEAVQSILDVMYAGKPYTMVTHAVHIHPTVSELIPTVFGDMQPVD, from the coding sequence GTGATGCGCAGCTTCGACGCCATCGTCATCGGCGCCGGACAGGCTGGTCCCTCGCTCGCCGGCCGGCTGACGGCCGTGGGAAAAACGGTCGCCCTCATCGAGCGCAAGCTCGTCGGCGGCACCTGCGTGAACACCGGCTGCATGCCGACCAAGGCGATGGTCGCCAGCGCCTATGCCGCCCATCTTGCCCGCCGCGGCGCGGACTACGGCGTTGTGACCGGCGCCGTCTCCATCGACTTCGCCAGGGTCATGGCACGCAAGGACAAGGTGCGTTTCGACGCCCGCAAGGGAAATGAGGACTGGCTGGACGGCATGAAGGGCCTCACCTTCATCCGCGGTCATGCCCGCTTCGAAAGCCCGACGGAAATCCGCGTCGGCGACGAACTGCTGTCGGCGAGACAGATCTTCCTCAATGTCGGCGGCCGCGCGGTCGTGCCGGATTTTCCCGGCGTCGCGGATGTTCCCCATCTTGACAACGTGTCGATGATGGAGCTCACCGAAGTCCCTGATCATCTCGTCATCGTCGGCGGCAGCTATATCGGGCTGGAATTCGCGCAGATGTTCCGCCGCTTCGGCGCGAAGGTGACGGTGGTCGAAAAAGGACCGCGGCTGATCGCGCGCGAAGACGAGGACGTCAGCGCGGCCGTGCGCGACATCCTCGAGCGCGAAGGCATCGCCATCCGCACCGGGGCGGAATGCATCCGCTTCTTCCAGCACGGCGATGCCGTGGGCGTCGGGGTCAATTGCACGGACGGCGCACCGGAAATCCTCGGCTCGCACATCCTGCTCGCCACCGGGCGGCGGCCGAACACCGACGATCTCGGTCTCGACAAGGCAGGCGTCGCCACCGACAAGCGCGGCTACATTACCGTCGACGACCGTCTGGAAACAAATGTGCCCGGTATCTTCGCCCTCGGCGATTGCAACGGCCGCGGCGCCTTTACCCACACCGCCTATAACGATTTCGAGATCGTCGCGGCCAATCTGCTCGACGGCGAATCGCGCAAGGTGAGCGACCGCATCCAGACCTACGCGCTCTATATAGACCCGCCGCTCGGCCGCGCCGGTATGAGCGAGACGGAAGCGCGCAAGACCGGCCGCAAGCTGCTGATCGGCACCAGGCCGATGACGCGCGTCGGCCGCGCCAAGGAAAAGGGCGAAACGCTCGGTTTCATGAAGGTGATCGCGGATGCCGGGACAAAGGAAATCCTCGGCGCCTCTCTTCTCGGCACCGGCGGCGACGAGGCGGTGCAGAGCATTCTCGACGTGATGTATGCCGGCAAGCCCTACACGATGGTCACCCATGCGGTGCATATCCACCCCACGGTGTCCGAGCTGATCCCGACCGTTTTCGGCGACATGCAACCGGTAGATTGA
- a CDS encoding DUF4126 domain-containing protein, producing MSIYILALLIGVVAGLRAMTAPAAVSIGAALGWLPVGGTWAAFLAYRFTPYIFGALALIEFVTDQLPSTPSRKVPQQFGARIVSGGFCGAVLGTVGGSLIGGLVAGILGAIIGTLGGAEARQRLVAATGGRDLPIALLEDAVAVLLGLFVVSSVL from the coding sequence ATGAGCATCTATATTCTCGCATTGCTGATCGGCGTGGTGGCCGGGCTTCGGGCGATGACGGCGCCGGCCGCCGTCAGCATCGGCGCGGCGCTCGGCTGGCTGCCTGTCGGCGGCACCTGGGCCGCCTTTCTCGCCTATCGCTTCACGCCCTATATCTTCGGTGCGCTGGCGCTGATCGAATTCGTCACCGACCAGTTGCCGAGCACGCCGAGCCGCAAGGTGCCGCAGCAATTCGGCGCGCGCATCGTCAGCGGCGGCTTCTGCGGCGCAGTGCTCGGCACCGTGGGCGGCTCCCTGATCGGCGGGCTCGTCGCCGGCATTCTCGGCGCGATCATCGGTACGCTCGGCGGTGCGGAAGCCCGCCAGCGCCTCGTTGCCGCGACGGGCGGCAGGGATCTGCCGATCGCCCTTCTGGAGGACGCCGTCGCCGTGCTGCTCGGCCTCTTCGTCGTTTCCTCGGTGCTGTGA